From one Paenibacillus sp. FSL K6-1330 genomic stretch:
- a CDS encoding aminotransferase class I/II-fold pyridoxal phosphate-dependent enzyme, with translation MTTHRERAPLAEAIMLYRERGASSFHVPGHKNGRAYAGEGKTTEMLREAMRIDVTEITGTDDLFHPEGVIQEAQELAADCFGAEESFFLVGGSTAGNLALVLTVCREPGDIVLVQRNVHKSVLNGLMLAGARAVFLQPELDKQSGLAVAPSVATLVAALEAYPEARGAIITMPNYYGMGSDLKPLAKACHEFGIPLLVDEAHGAHYGQHPQLPMNALSCGADGVVQSTHKMLAAMTMGAMLHVQGGLLDRSLLRQRLAMVQSSSPSYPLMASLDLARRLLHTQGADAFTAGLAAVKAFRRGLAKLPRFGLLQPPQPRGHAAGTAAAAYTRQDPFKAVIYDRTRSLSGYALQRELEARGCVPEMSDELHVVLLFTLGSTREDANHVLWALVHIVEQGEKTEGIGTESGTTAESTELLIRTLRDQGDFMSYEPRVDHKNMDSIHFDVDANLLTEARPVSDVSTWNNLPSEIPYSAPIPFSLKPNDRERLESVPLEKSAGRKAGEMVIPYPPGIPILYPGEEISAGMKQRLLALRNAGAKCQGISDPALQTIVVYKET, from the coding sequence ATGACTACACATAGAGAGCGTGCCCCACTAGCAGAGGCTATAATGTTGTATCGAGAACGTGGGGCTTCATCTTTTCATGTACCTGGTCATAAAAATGGCAGGGCATATGCGGGAGAAGGTAAGACTACGGAGATGCTGCGAGAGGCCATGCGCATTGATGTGACGGAAATTACCGGAACCGATGATTTATTTCATCCTGAAGGCGTTATTCAGGAAGCGCAGGAACTAGCCGCAGATTGTTTTGGTGCGGAGGAGAGCTTCTTCCTAGTGGGCGGGAGTACAGCCGGCAATTTGGCATTAGTTCTGACGGTTTGCCGTGAACCGGGCGATATCGTGCTTGTACAGCGGAACGTACATAAGTCCGTGTTGAACGGATTGATGCTGGCCGGTGCCAGGGCGGTGTTTCTTCAACCGGAGCTGGACAAGCAGAGCGGTTTAGCCGTTGCTCCCTCTGTAGCTACACTCGTAGCGGCTCTGGAGGCTTATCCAGAGGCCCGGGGGGCGATCATCACGATGCCGAACTACTACGGGATGGGGAGCGACTTAAAGCCGCTAGCGAAAGCTTGCCATGAGTTCGGCATTCCACTACTCGTGGATGAAGCGCATGGAGCTCATTACGGACAGCACCCCCAGTTGCCTATGAACGCTTTGTCATGCGGCGCGGATGGTGTGGTTCAATCCACACACAAGATGTTAGCCGCCATGACGATGGGAGCCATGCTGCATGTACAGGGCGGGCTGCTCGACCGCAGCCTGCTGCGCCAGCGGCTGGCCATGGTGCAGAGCTCCAGCCCCTCGTACCCGCTCATGGCTTCGCTGGACTTGGCGCGGCGCCTGCTGCACACACAGGGCGCAGACGCCTTCACGGCTGGCCTGGCCGCCGTGAAGGCCTTCCGGCGCGGCCTCGCGAAGCTGCCGCGGTTCGGGCTGCTGCAGCCGCCGCAGCCCAGGGGCCACGCCGCGGGCACAGCCGCAGCGGCGTATACCCGCCAGGACCCGTTCAAGGCGGTCATATATGACCGCACCAGGTCCCTGAGCGGGTATGCACTCCAGCGCGAGCTAGAGGCGCGCGGCTGTGTGCCGGAGATGAGCGACGAGTTGCACGTCGTCTTATTGTTTACGCTGGGATCCACTCGGGAAGATGCGAATCACGTCTTATGGGCCCTTGTGCATATTGTAGAGCAGGGGGAGAAGACAGAAGGGATCGGAACCGAATCCGGCACTACGGCAGAGAGCACGGAATTACTGATCCGGACATTGCGGGATCAGGGGGATTTCATGAGTTATGAGCCGCGAGTAGACCACAAGAATATGGATTCTATCCATTTCGATGTCGATGCTAACTTGTTAACTGAAGCAAGACCAGTCTCCGATGTTTCCACGTGGAACAATTTGCCCTCGGAGATTCCTTATTCGGCCCCAATTCCTTTCTCACTGAAGCCGAATGACAGGGAGAGGTTAGAATCGGTGCCGTTAGAGAAGAGTGCTGGGCGTAAGGCAGGGGAGATGGTTATTCCCTATCCGCCAGGTATACCGATCTTATACCCAGGTGAAGAAATCTCAGCGGGAATGAAACAGAGGCTCCTGGCATTAAGGAATGCAGGGGCGAAATGCCAGGGGATATCCGATCCAGCGCTGCAAACCATTGTCGTTTATAAGGAAACGTAA
- a CDS encoding sigma factor G inhibitor Gin, with protein sequence MEELTEHVCIICNQTKTEGITIVSQFVCEECESEIVHTSAEDAKYHFFIRQLKQIAMPKNA encoded by the coding sequence ATGGAAGAATTGACCGAACACGTGTGTATCATATGCAATCAGACGAAGACAGAGGGGATTACCATTGTTTCGCAATTCGTATGTGAGGAATGTGAATCCGAAATCGTTCATACCAGCGCGGAAGATGCCAAATATCATTTTTTCATCCGTCAATTAAAACAAATTGCCATGCCGAAAAATGCATAG